Proteins encoded within one genomic window of Terriglobus sp. TAA 43:
- a CDS encoding NAD-dependent epimerase/dehydratase family protein, whose product MVALVTGANGLIGANLCRALLKDGYEVRAFVRTSSDLSAIKDLSLAIVYGDVLQPETLLPAVAGCDVVFHVASVFSYWGITDADLEKTAVDGVSNVLIAARTASVKRVVLTSSSVVFGSSDYTAVRSETDAPDETSSPAYCLSKLHQERTALKLAADLDLDLVVVNPCMTVGPHDTKLSPSNGIIIAYLSDPFRTTFPGGCNIVSAADVARGHILAAEKGRRGECYLLGSENMEWSLIHRTVGELCGVSGPQFYANHTVSFLAATAHEMWAQFSGTRPTTTREQAKMVGQFYWYSHAKAADELGYAPGPARPALATAIASLVSGKHVSIPLRQTLSLGREVYDARAALMKETP is encoded by the coding sequence ATGGTAGCTCTTGTCACAGGCGCAAATGGTCTCATCGGCGCAAACCTTTGTCGTGCTTTGCTCAAGGATGGGTATGAGGTGCGCGCCTTCGTGCGCACCAGTAGCGATCTCAGTGCGATCAAGGATCTATCGCTCGCTATCGTCTACGGAGATGTACTGCAGCCGGAGACACTGCTTCCTGCTGTCGCCGGTTGCGATGTTGTCTTCCATGTGGCTTCGGTGTTTTCGTACTGGGGCATTACCGATGCCGATCTGGAGAAGACTGCCGTTGATGGCGTGTCCAATGTATTGATTGCAGCACGCACCGCAAGCGTAAAGCGTGTAGTACTTACATCTTCGTCGGTGGTGTTCGGCTCCTCGGACTATACCGCGGTGCGGTCAGAGACGGACGCGCCCGATGAAACATCGTCACCTGCATATTGCCTCAGCAAACTGCATCAGGAACGCACAGCACTAAAACTCGCTGCAGACCTCGACCTTGATCTTGTGGTCGTCAATCCGTGCATGACGGTGGGCCCGCACGACACCAAGCTAAGTCCAAGCAACGGCATCATCATTGCCTATCTCTCCGATCCATTTCGCACGACGTTTCCGGGTGGTTGCAACATCGTATCCGCGGCCGACGTTGCTCGGGGTCATATTCTTGCGGCGGAGAAGGGAAGACGTGGGGAGTGCTACCTGCTTGGCTCCGAGAACATGGAGTGGTCGCTGATTCATCGCACCGTCGGTGAACTCTGCGGTGTCTCTGGCCCTCAGTTCTACGCAAACCACACAGTCAGCTTTCTGGCCGCAACCGCGCACGAGATGTGGGCACAATTTTCAGGCACACGCCCAACCACGACGCGCGAACAAGCGAAGATGGTCGGACAGTTCTACTGGTACAGCCATGCGAAGGCGGCAGATGAGCTGGGCTATGCGCCAGGACCCGCGCGTCCAGCACTTGCCACTGCCATCGCCTCGCTGGTATCCGGCAAACATGTTTCCATTCCGCTGCGGCAAACACTCTCGCTCGGCCGCGAAGTCTACGACGCGCGTGCAGCACTCATGAAGGAAACACCGTGA
- a CDS encoding GMC oxidoreductase, with amino-acid sequence MNIVTLKTNTFDAIVIGSGMSGGWAAKELTEKGMQTLVLEAGQTIIPERDYVDHLPVWEVKFRGLRDRKYEEVYQPMQRHIGDEWNSKFFVNDVDNPYTTPADAPYLFLRGRHVGGRSVMWGRQSYRWSDIDFEANSKDGHGVDWPIRYKDIEPWYDYVEDFIGVSGQAEGLPQLPDGKFLPPFEMNCGEIAMKHAVEAKFPQRKVTIGRTAILTVDHRGRYACHQCGPCDHGCITRSYFSSINSTLPAAQATGKLTLRPMSVVHSLIFDPATRRVTGVRIIDADTRQTMEFHAKLIFLCASTLESARILMNSATSEFPNGLANSSGELGHNLMDHIFHSGASGRLPGFEDHVQLGNRPNGIYIPRFRNIHDKHPDFVRGYGFQGRAARETWSRGADMPGFGVEFKNALRDPGPWHINIGAWGECLPNHSNYMELNHDKVDAWGIPTIKVNHRWGPNELAIFKDAQVTAAEMLEATGVKDIVMSTVPSIPGECIHEMGSARMGHDPKTSVLNSHNQAHDVLNLFVTDGSFMASSACQNPSLTYMAMTARACDYAVTQMKKGEL; translated from the coding sequence GTGAACATTGTCACTTTGAAGACGAATACCTTTGACGCAATCGTGATCGGTTCCGGCATGAGCGGCGGCTGGGCTGCGAAAGAACTTACCGAAAAGGGCATGCAGACGCTTGTGCTCGAAGCAGGACAGACCATCATCCCTGAGCGCGACTATGTCGACCATCTGCCTGTGTGGGAAGTAAAGTTTCGCGGACTACGAGATCGTAAATACGAAGAGGTCTACCAACCGATGCAGCGCCACATCGGTGACGAGTGGAACTCCAAGTTCTTCGTCAACGACGTGGACAACCCATACACCACACCAGCGGACGCCCCCTATCTCTTTCTGCGTGGGCGCCATGTAGGCGGTCGTTCCGTGATGTGGGGTCGGCAGTCATACCGCTGGAGTGACATCGACTTCGAAGCCAACAGCAAGGACGGGCACGGAGTCGATTGGCCAATACGCTACAAGGATATTGAACCCTGGTACGACTACGTGGAAGATTTCATCGGAGTCAGCGGACAGGCCGAAGGCTTACCGCAACTTCCTGACGGCAAGTTTCTTCCTCCCTTTGAAATGAACTGCGGTGAGATTGCAATGAAGCACGCGGTCGAGGCGAAGTTCCCACAACGCAAAGTGACGATTGGCCGGACCGCGATCCTGACTGTTGACCATCGTGGCCGCTACGCATGCCACCAATGTGGCCCGTGCGATCACGGCTGTATTACACGGTCCTACTTCAGCAGCATCAACTCCACATTGCCCGCGGCACAAGCCACCGGCAAGCTGACGTTGCGACCCATGAGCGTGGTGCACAGCCTGATCTTTGATCCTGCAACGCGCCGCGTCACCGGTGTTCGCATCATCGATGCAGACACTCGCCAGACGATGGAGTTCCATGCGAAGCTGATCTTCCTATGCGCATCCACGCTCGAATCGGCACGCATCCTCATGAACTCGGCTACCTCCGAATTTCCAAATGGACTGGCAAATTCAAGCGGTGAGCTAGGACACAACCTGATGGACCACATCTTCCACAGCGGCGCGAGTGGAAGGCTGCCTGGCTTTGAAGATCACGTGCAGTTGGGCAACCGGCCAAATGGGATCTATATCCCACGCTTTCGAAACATCCACGACAAGCACCCAGACTTTGTGCGCGGGTATGGCTTCCAAGGACGCGCCGCCCGCGAAACATGGTCGCGCGGCGCAGACATGCCTGGCTTCGGCGTCGAGTTTAAAAACGCACTGCGGGATCCAGGCCCGTGGCATATCAACATCGGTGCCTGGGGAGAATGCCTTCCCAACCACAGCAACTATATGGAGCTCAACCACGACAAGGTAGACGCATGGGGTATTCCAACCATCAAGGTCAACCACAGATGGGGCCCCAATGAACTTGCAATCTTTAAAGATGCGCAAGTCACAGCCGCCGAAATGCTGGAAGCAACCGGGGTAAAGGACATCGTGATGAGTACCGTGCCCTCAATACCGGGCGAATGTATTCACGAGATGGGCAGCGCCCGCATGGGACACGATCCGAAAACCTCTGTGCTCAATTCGCACAACCAGGCACATGATGTTCTCAATCTATTCGTGACCGACGGCTCATTCATGGCCTCGTCAGCCTGTCAGAATCCGTCACTCACTTATATGGCGATGACGGCGCGAGCCTGCGACTATGCTGTGACGCAAATGAAGAAGGGCGAACTCTAA
- a CDS encoding DUF362 domain-containing protein, translated as MSDSTQGVVVALVTDPQDKFACFDAAVSQAGLLQALNLRCEQTSASAAKLAIFIKPDLNFYFKPATCITDPALVEHLVDWLHAAGYTNVTIGTAQNSSAFWLENRDPLILADLAGYRFETTQQNAYDFSDLSEDLCDAEFPATSILSGSSLNASWKNADFRISFAKAKTDDEFSFAGTAQNLIGVLPLQDTELQYYHRLRPEDVCNELLQHTPVHFAMVDAYLANHGSAGSRCAMPLAVSTIIASSSVTLADWTLANKFGVDPYASLIVAKLLREQGLPSQYSVSGDLSPFPAVKNVHPMVADAVAKRNGSLEVQRTAIAWLQSVDRLLFPFKDAMTDRINSTLAAQFGSLDADPLSFAAFLSLNYTLGNANQLNDASKVMFAKDKLKWMERPLNISLQDLTAADYEASQEYMEPLEQLVLQFPPDANGMRLHTIDHSILFHVSREIPIPFDDFVAKVDITRSIRMMNDYIGGSCVPVLRDEAGRVTHQAERNIYLPQPNYTAPSGGQPIDVSKLEFARYTENEQKIWWRTIKSENNSARFDDGIVIFKRTPANEVEITIVGRQEFSLPVFWQMMQLDLNPALKNYLVADAYKNFFTKTIANFTAQFEQREYRVGQPWTAADTQPKTASAKLSNSLSELTDSARVAVDRLTSKLSLRTTPTPPIYVDADGFSHFAPPSNTPDPTTSAIPSWVDKAQLQSVTDGAVDFLKDLARAIQRDVAPSRTQNPES; from the coding sequence ATGAGCGACTCCACTCAAGGCGTCGTCGTAGCTCTCGTTACAGACCCGCAGGATAAATTCGCCTGTTTCGACGCGGCTGTTTCGCAGGCGGGCTTGTTGCAGGCACTAAACCTTCGGTGCGAGCAAACAAGTGCTTCGGCCGCCAAGTTAGCTATCTTCATCAAGCCCGACCTGAACTTCTATTTCAAACCTGCCACGTGCATCACCGATCCTGCACTGGTGGAGCATCTGGTCGATTGGCTGCACGCCGCTGGATATACCAATGTGACCATTGGCACAGCGCAGAACAGCTCAGCCTTCTGGTTAGAGAACCGCGACCCACTTATCCTGGCCGATCTCGCGGGCTATCGTTTCGAAACCACGCAACAGAACGCGTACGATTTCTCAGACCTTAGCGAAGATCTTTGCGATGCGGAGTTTCCTGCAACCAGCATCCTCAGTGGTTCGTCCCTCAATGCTTCGTGGAAGAATGCGGACTTTCGCATCAGCTTTGCGAAGGCGAAGACCGATGATGAGTTCAGCTTTGCCGGCACAGCGCAAAACCTGATTGGCGTGCTGCCGTTGCAGGACACAGAGTTGCAGTACTACCACCGGCTCCGCCCGGAAGATGTGTGCAATGAGTTGTTGCAACACACGCCTGTACATTTCGCCATGGTGGATGCGTACTTGGCCAACCACGGCAGTGCAGGCTCGCGATGCGCCATGCCGCTCGCTGTCTCAACGATCATCGCAAGCAGCAGCGTCACGTTGGCGGACTGGACGCTCGCCAATAAGTTTGGCGTCGATCCGTACGCGTCTCTTATCGTGGCAAAACTATTGCGCGAACAGGGGCTGCCGTCTCAGTATTCGGTCAGTGGAGACCTGAGCCCATTCCCCGCAGTAAAGAATGTTCATCCCATGGTTGCCGATGCTGTAGCCAAGCGTAATGGATCGCTTGAAGTGCAGCGCACTGCCATTGCGTGGCTGCAGAGTGTAGATCGGCTGCTCTTTCCATTCAAGGACGCGATGACGGACAGGATCAACAGCACACTGGCTGCACAGTTCGGCAGCCTGGATGCAGATCCGCTCTCGTTCGCCGCATTTCTTAGCCTGAATTACACCCTGGGCAATGCAAACCAGCTCAATGATGCGTCGAAGGTGATGTTTGCGAAGGATAAGTTGAAGTGGATGGAGCGTCCGCTCAACATCTCTTTGCAGGATTTAACGGCCGCCGATTATGAAGCGTCGCAGGAATACATGGAACCGCTGGAACAACTGGTGCTGCAGTTCCCGCCGGACGCCAATGGAATGCGGCTTCACACCATCGATCATTCCATCTTGTTCCATGTCTCGCGCGAAATCCCGATCCCATTCGATGATTTTGTGGCGAAGGTGGATATTACTCGTTCCATTCGCATGATGAACGATTACATTGGGGGCTCGTGCGTTCCTGTTCTTCGCGATGAGGCTGGTCGTGTGACGCATCAGGCTGAACGCAACATCTATCTGCCGCAGCCCAATTACACGGCGCCCAGTGGAGGCCAGCCGATCGATGTTTCCAAACTTGAGTTTGCGCGATACACGGAGAATGAGCAGAAAATCTGGTGGCGCACCATCAAGAGTGAAAACAACTCTGCAAGGTTCGACGATGGCATCGTTATTTTCAAACGAACCCCCGCGAATGAAGTTGAAATCACCATCGTGGGGCGACAGGAGTTTTCTCTTCCTGTGTTCTGGCAGATGATGCAACTCGACCTGAATCCCGCGCTCAAGAACTACCTCGTAGCGGACGCGTATAAGAACTTCTTCACGAAGACAATCGCAAACTTTACTGCGCAATTTGAGCAACGAGAGTACCGCGTTGGCCAGCCGTGGACTGCTGCAGACACACAACCCAAGACTGCTTCCGCGAAGCTTTCCAACTCACTCAGTGAGCTTACTGATAGCGCACGCGTTGCGGTCGACCGTCTTACATCGAAGCTCTCATTGCGTACGACTCCTACTCCACCCATCTATGTGGATGCAGACGGCTTCTCGCACTTCGCGCCTCCGTCCAATACGCCGGACCCTACAACGAGCGCGATACCTTCGTGGGTCGATAAGGCTCAACTGCAATCTGTTACGGATGGCGCAGTCGATTTTTTGAAAGATTTAGCCAGGGCTATTCAGCGAGACGTCGCGCCGAGCCGCACACAGAATCCGGAGAGTTGA
- a CDS encoding AarF/ABC1/UbiB kinase family protein — MAEPITGILDARSRGRYRDVLAILVRYGLSEMFENLARGRFSPRVSPKTVRDALCELGPAFIKFGQLLSTRDEILSKPFRDELAKLQDETTPFPFAVAQAVIEEELKGTITTLFERIESAPIASGSIGQVHRAWLKDGMEVAVKVQGKGLEELLHCDTAIIQQLILRMKHGNDGDSAARLVSDFMNDVQSELDYELEANNLDRFAWQFEHDSSIRVPRVIRSHSARHVLTTTYEPGTKLADLKGYTPFNKAAAQAFARTLLRQIFCFGFFHGDPHADNVIVSKDGTIGFYDLGLVGELGPQERGCVNTLLYSLLQQDAESATASVLALADSTGSIDVAALREDMRRFLASHRTTHAVAVPRLLADILAITGKYRLILPRGFYLAFKVLATADSVGKNLDPAFDLIPIAMPLLRQNQPAVLPQDANAHQDYGIGLGTLLRFQDFSATLRTTFTQLAQGQLKIQLDHLGLEDASRCYDRANARLALVLFVGLLVLGGCGIICSLVLAKLLTARQAIIAVTALAVVSSVIVALIHRGFRYKNASARQER; from the coding sequence GTGGCAGAACCTATCACCGGAATACTTGATGCGCGCAGCCGTGGACGCTACCGCGACGTGCTCGCAATTCTGGTGCGGTATGGCCTCTCTGAGATGTTTGAGAACCTTGCCCGTGGTAGATTCTCGCCACGCGTTTCACCAAAAACTGTGCGTGACGCGCTCTGTGAACTTGGACCCGCGTTTATCAAGTTCGGCCAGCTACTTTCCACGCGCGATGAAATTCTAAGTAAACCGTTCCGCGACGAACTGGCCAAGCTACAGGACGAAACCACGCCATTTCCCTTTGCAGTTGCCCAAGCTGTCATCGAGGAGGAACTCAAAGGCACGATTACTACACTCTTTGAGCGCATTGAGAGCGCACCCATCGCCTCAGGCTCTATCGGACAGGTGCATCGTGCGTGGTTGAAGGATGGCATGGAAGTCGCAGTGAAAGTGCAGGGAAAAGGCCTTGAAGAGCTGCTGCACTGCGATACAGCGATCATCCAACAATTGATTCTTCGTATGAAGCACGGCAACGACGGTGATTCCGCGGCCCGACTCGTCTCCGACTTTATGAACGACGTCCAGTCTGAGTTGGATTATGAACTGGAGGCAAACAATCTTGACCGGTTTGCCTGGCAATTCGAACATGACTCCAGCATCCGTGTTCCGCGCGTCATTCGTTCCCATTCTGCGCGCCACGTTCTTACAACAACGTATGAACCGGGGACGAAGTTAGCGGATCTTAAGGGCTATACGCCCTTCAATAAGGCAGCGGCGCAGGCCTTCGCGAGAACGTTACTGCGGCAGATATTCTGCTTCGGGTTCTTTCACGGCGATCCACATGCGGATAATGTGATCGTCTCGAAGGACGGCACGATCGGGTTCTATGACCTTGGCCTGGTAGGAGAGCTTGGCCCTCAGGAACGTGGGTGCGTGAACACGCTGCTGTACAGCTTGTTGCAACAGGATGCGGAATCAGCGACGGCATCCGTCCTCGCGCTTGCGGATTCGACCGGAAGCATTGATGTTGCTGCGCTGCGTGAGGACATGCGGCGTTTTCTTGCGAGTCATCGAACCACGCATGCTGTTGCCGTACCCCGGCTGCTCGCGGATATTTTGGCAATCACGGGGAAATACCGACTTATCTTGCCGCGCGGTTTCTATCTGGCCTTTAAGGTGTTGGCAACGGCAGACAGTGTTGGCAAGAATCTCGATCCTGCTTTTGATCTGATTCCCATTGCAATGCCATTGCTTCGTCAAAACCAGCCGGCTGTATTGCCACAGGATGCGAACGCTCATCAGGACTACGGGATTGGTCTGGGAACTCTCCTGCGGTTTCAGGATTTTTCTGCAACGCTGCGGACCACGTTCACGCAACTTGCGCAGGGGCAACTCAAAATACAGCTTGATCACCTGGGCCTTGAAGACGCTTCGCGGTGCTATGACCGGGCCAATGCGCGACTCGCGTTGGTCCTGTTTGTTGGTCTGCTTGTGCTCGGTGGTTGCGGCATTATTTGCAGTTTAGTTCTGGCCAAGTTACTAACGGCTCGACAGGCAATCATCGCGGTCACAGCACTTGCTGTCGTTTCAAGCGTCATCGTAGCTTTGATTCATCGCGGATTTCGATACAAAAACGCTTCTGCGAGGCAAGAACGATGA
- a CDS encoding phosphatase PAP2 family protein, which produces MSSTNALAPLTSSSRARIDALFLRMNHREIPWVVKLVRLSEPRPIRLLADVTNQVCNGWIYAPLALWVIVLHEWKLLFALAMGVSVAHLLYGSTKPRIARERPFQFATDIPYRGRCLDQYSFPSGHCMTLSVVGLLLCWRHHGAIPELVLGLLLLCWARVASGQHYPSDLVAGIGVGSFVATSLALCLF; this is translated from the coding sequence ATGTCTTCCACGAACGCTCTAGCCCCACTCACATCCTCGTCTCGTGCTCGGATTGATGCGTTATTCCTGCGCATGAATCACAGGGAAATACCGTGGGTGGTGAAGCTGGTGCGGCTCTCAGAACCTAGGCCAATCCGTCTGCTTGCAGACGTTACCAATCAGGTGTGCAACGGCTGGATCTATGCACCGCTGGCGCTGTGGGTGATCGTGCTGCATGAGTGGAAGCTACTATTCGCACTCGCGATGGGCGTTTCTGTAGCACATCTGTTGTACGGTTCCACCAAGCCACGCATTGCTCGCGAACGGCCCTTTCAATTCGCTACAGACATCCCGTACCGCGGCCGCTGTCTGGATCAGTACTCGTTTCCCAGCGGTCACTGCATGACCTTATCTGTGGTCGGCCTATTGCTCTGTTGGCGGCATCATGGAGCTATCCCGGAGCTGGTGCTCGGGTTGTTGCTGCTGTGCTGGGCTCGTGTCGCAAGTGGCCAGCACTATCCTTCGGATCTCGTTGCAGGGATTGGCGTCGGATCGTTTGTTGCTACATCCCTCGCGCTCTGCCTCTTCTAG